TGGTAGTTTTTGGAACTCGTCCGGAGGCCATCAAAATGGCTTCTCTAGTAAAATCTTTGCACCGCGATCCCCGCTTTGAGGTGCGCATCTGTGTCACCGGCCAACACAGAGAAATGCTTGATCAGGTATTGGCGTTGTTCAGGATTACTCCAGATTACGACCTGAATGTCATGGAGTCCGACCAGGATCTCTTCCAGCTGACTTCACGTATTCTTTTGCGCATGCGCGACGTACTGAATGACTGGCGACCGGATCGTGTGATCGTGCATGGAGATACCACAACCACGATGGCTGCGGCACTTTCTGCGTACTATTGCAAGATCCCGGTCGCGCATGTGGAGGCCGGATTGCGCACCGGTGATATCTACAGCCCCTGGCCTGAGGAAATCAACCGTAAGCTGACTGGTGCAATAGCCCATCATCACTTCGCACCCACTGCACTTTCACGGCAAAACCTGCTTAACGAAGCCATTCCCGCGGAACGGATCTCAGTAACCGGCAACACCATTATCGACGCGCTGATCGATGTAGTCCGCCAGATCGAGACCGACGACCGGTTGAGCGCAGATCTGGAAGCGGAATTTCCATTTCTGGATCCCGAGCGGAAGATTGTTCTGGTGACCGGCCACCGTCGAGAAAATTTTGGCTCAGGTATGGAGAATATCTGCCGTGCAATTCGCGAACTCGCCGCGCGGCCGGATATACAGTTTGTCTACCCGGTACACCTCAATCCCCGTGTCCGTGAGCCGGTAACCCGGATACTTGGCGGTCTCGACAATGTGCACCTGATCAGCCCGCTCACCTATCTTCCGTTTGTCTACCTCATGCACCGTGCTTACCTGATCCTTACGGATTCCGGTGGTATTCAGGAAGAGGCGCCCTCTCTGGGCAAGCCAGTGCTGGTTATGCGCGATATAACCGAACGGCCCGAAGGGGTACGCGCAGGTACAGCAAAACTGGTTGGAGCCAATTGTAAAAATATCGTTGCCGGCGTCACCACATTACTCGACGACAGCTTCGCCTATGCCGCCATGAGTTGTGCACAAAATCCTTATGGTGACGGTTTTGCCTGCGAGAAAATCATCAGAGGTATTATTCAGGATGTCCAGGAAATTGCCGTATAGCCGTGTATCCGTTGTCGGCCTCGGCTATATAGGATTACCTACAGCCGCCGTATTGGCTGCTCACGGTATCGATGTCATCGGTGTCGACATTAGTAAGGAGGCGGTGAATGCGATCAACGCCGGTCGTATTCATATTGTTGAACCCGGCCTGGCGGCACTGGTACAAAGGGCGGTAGGTGCCGGTTTGTTGCGGGCCGCAGAAAAGCCCGAAGCAGCGGAAGTATTTGTGATTGCGGTGCCTACGCCGTTTTTGCAAGACACGGCGGGAGCTACCCCCACGCCGGACCTGAACTACATTCGCGCTGCCGCGGAGTCCATTGCGCCGGTACTGAAGCCCGGTGACCTGGTGATACTCGAATCCACTTCTCCCGTGGGTACCACGGAGCAAATGTCGCAGTGGTTGCAGAGTGCGCGCGGCGACCTGGTCTTCCCTCAACGGGATACAAATTCCCCGGTTGATATCCACATTGCGCACTGTCCCGAGCGGGTCCTTCCGGGTCGCGTGCTGGAAGAACTGGTGGAAAACGACCGTATTGTGGGAGGCCTCAGTGCTGCCTGCAGCGACGCTGCGGTAGCGTTCTATCGGCGCTTTGTACGAGGTAACTGTATCGTCACCGATGCGCGCACTGCCGAGTTGACCAAACTCACGGAAAACGCGTTTCGCGATACCAATATCGCCTTCGCCAACGAAATGGCGTTGATCTGCAATCATCTCAATATCGATGTGTGGGAGTTGATTCGCCTGGCCAACCGCCACCCCCGGGTCGACATCCTCAACCCGGGCCCGGGAGTCGGCGGTCACTGTATCGCGGTGGACCCCTGGTTTATCGTCAGCAGCGCTCCGGAACAGGCACAACTGATCAAGCAGGCCCGCACCGTCAATGACACCCGTCCGACGTACATCGTAGAACAGGTCCAGCGCGTCGTTCACAGCCTGAAAAACCCGGTCATCGCCTGCCTGGGACTGGCATTCAAACCGGATATCGACGATCTGCGGGAAAGCCCCGCGATGCAGATCACACTGCAGCTCGCTAAAACGCTTTGCTGCGAGTTACTCGCAGTAGAACCTAATATCCACTGCCTGCCCCGGACACTCGTTGAATTGGCGGTGGAGTTTGCCGATCTGGATAGCGCCCTAGCCCGGGCGGATGTGGTGGTCATCCTGGTGGACCACAAAGAGTTTCTCCAGCTCAACACCACACATTTTTCTCACAAGAGCGTTATTGATACCCGCGGCCTGCTGCCGCGTCTGGATAACGGTGAAAGAGGCGAGCCACAACGTGGAAGCCGCGGGCTGCTTACAGACACGGTGTAAGCATGCGCACGTTACTTACGTTCGACTACGAGCTTTTTTTCGGCAAACGCACCGGCACACCACAAGCCTGCCTGTTCACGCCCTGTGAGCATCTGCTCAAGGTACTCGATGAATTTTCCGCGAAGGCAGTATTTTTCGTCGATGCCAGTTATCTGGCGCGGATACGCGACTACAGCGTGCAATCCGCGCAGCTTGAACGCGACTATGCGGCGGTGGTTGCGCATATTCGCCAGCTCGAACACAGCGGCCATCAGATACAGCTGCATATCCACCCGCACTGGTTCGATTCCTGGCACGATGGCAACCGCTGGCATATGGTGACCGACCGCTACCGGCTGGCGCAGTGGCCGACCGCAGAGAGAGAGTCGCTGATCACTCGCTGTACCACGGAGCTTAACCGTCACCTCGCCAACAAGGTCTTCACATTTCGCGCCGGCGGCTGGTGTCTGCAACCCTTTTCCGCGATCGCAGAAGCACTGTGGACAAACGGCATCCGTATAGATAGCTCGGTATTCCACGGCGGCCATGCGGAATCGGGGACACATTATTGGGATTTCCGCAGCGCGCCAGCCTCTGGCTGCTGGAGCTTTGGCGACGATCCCTGCCAACCCGACCCCACCGGCACCTTCACTGAACTGGCAATTTCTTCCCTGCGCATATCGCCATTGTTCTATTGGCACCTGGCCTTCAACCGCGTGTTCGGCGAGCGACAAGACCATGCTCGCTTCGGCGACGGCGACCCTATAGAAAACGGTTACGGGAACCTGCTGCGCCTGTTAACACGTTCTTCTCATATGGCGGTGTCCGTTGACGGCTACAAAGCCACGCTGTTGCGCACGGCATTTCGCCAGGCTCAACGCAAAGGCTGCAGCCACTTTACGGTCATGGGACATCCCAAATCACTTTCCCCCTACTCACTGCAACATCTGCGAGCCTGGCTCGGCGATCTTTATCGCCATGGCGGTCAACTCGAGGGTTACCCACTACCCACTCCGGTTAAGCGGGAGCGGGCAACTACTGCAAGCTGACCATAGGTATCAAAACATGCGCAGAATCGAATTCCTGGGTGTACCCATGGATGTGGCATCCATACAGGAAACTGTGGCGCTGGTAGCGGACAAAATGGGCCACAGCCGCTTCACCCAACATGTCGTGGTGAACGTGGCCAAGCTTGTTCACATGCAACGGGACCAGGCACTGTCAGCCTCGGTAAAAGCCTGTGATCTGATCAATATTGATGGCATGGGCGTGGTATGGGGGGCCCGATTTCTCGGTCATGAGGTGCCTGAGCGAGTGGCCGGGATCGACCTGTTTTACGCGCTGCTGGAGATGAGCGCAGCGCGCGGGTTCCCGGTGTATTTTCTCGGTGCCCGTGAAGATGTCGTAGCGCAGGCCGTGGCGAAAATGAAATTGCGACATCCCAACCTTATGGTCGCCGGCTGGCATCATGGCTATTTCTGGCAGGATGAGGCTGCAGTTGTGGAAAAAATTCGCCACTCCGGTGCTCGCCTGCTATTTGTCGCCATCACCTCACCGCGCAAGGAAAACTTCATTCACCGCTGGCGCGATGTATTGGGAGTCGACTTCGTTATGGGTGTAGGCGGAACCTTCGATGTCGTAGCCGGCAAGGTCAAGCGCGCCCCGGTATGGGCACAGCGCGCCGGGCTCGAGTGGCTCTACCGTATGCTACAGGAGCCGCGGCGTATGTGGCGCAGGTATCTGTACACCAACAGCGCGTTTGCCTGGCTGCTATTGCGGGAAAAACTTCGCGGCGGGTTTCGCCGCAATACATTGCGCTGAGCAAGGCATATCCCCACAGGAGCTATTGCTTCTGTGCAATTCCCTCTCCGGCGCTATGGAATCTTCCGGCGCACTCCGCTCGCAATCCTGTGCAGCGCCTTATTTCCAACTGTGGCACCAACTCGGATAGACTGGGCGCACCGAAATTTCAGCCGCACCAGCACAACATCTGGTACGGAAGGTGGAGTCGTAAAGGTGGCCAGAACATTTATCGACATCAATTGCGATCTGGGAGAGGGAAAATCCGCTGAGGATTGCGCCCGCGATGCACGCATCATGCCGTTTATTTCTCGTTGCAGTATCGCCTGTGGCGGGCACGCGGGTAACGCCGAGACCATTGACCTCTCCCTGCAAAATGCCAAGCGTCACCGTCTCGCGATCGGCGCACATCCAGGCTATACGGATCCGGAAAACTTTGGCCGCAAAAGTCTGGCGATCGACACCAGCGATCTGCTCAAAAGCGTGTTCGACCAGATTGAAGTACTGCAACGGGCGGCGGACCGACACGCCGTAGAATTAAGCCACGTGAAACTGCACGGCGCGCTCTACAACGATGCGGAAGCGGATTCTGAGCTGGCAGATGCACTGGTGCGCATGATCCATTCCGAATTCCCCCAACTTCGTATCCTGGGGTTGGCGAATGCGGCTGTGGAAGCAAGTGCCCGGTGTATTGGACACCCCTTTTTACGGGAGGGTTTTATGGATCGCCGCTACCTGAATGACCACCAGTTGGCGCCGAGAAACAGGCCGGGAGCTGTAATCGCGGAATTTTCCCTGTGCCTGCAACAAACCCTAAGCCTGATACGCGGTAACGAGTTTTATTCTATTGATCATCAGCCACTGACATTTACTACCGACAGCATATGTCTGCACGGCGACAATCCCCACGCTGAAACCATAGCCCGCGATCTCCAGCGCGCGCTGCGCCATGCGAGCATCGAAATACGATCATGACTCCACCCTATTTTCTGCGCGACAACGGCGATACCGCACTGGATATCTGTTTCAGCGCGGAACCCAGCGAAGACCTGAGCAAACTCATTATCGGCCTGGAAGCCTTTCTTGGCTCCGCCAAGCAGCGGGAACACTCGCCGGAAATTCTCGAGATGATCCCCGCCTACCAGTGTCTCACCGTGTGTTATTCACCACTGTTTGGCCAACAGCAAGCTCAACCATCCGCCGCGACCATTCACGATAAACTGCAGCGCGCAGTGGGCGAATTTCTTGAGGAGCGACAAGTCGACCCCACTCCATACAGTCAACGTGCGTCTGAACTGGTGCGAATCCCGGTTTGTTACGAGGATACATTTGCGCCTGACATGGCCCAGGTGTGCGAATACACCGGCCTCGACCGGCAGACAGTAATCGAGCGTCACACCAGCCGGTCCTATCTGGTACATATGCTTGGCTTCACACCCGGCTTTCTTTATCTCGGCGGACTGGATGAGAGTATCGCCTGCCCGCGTAAAGCCACCCCCTCATTGCGGGTGGCGGCAGGATCCGTAGGAATTGGTGGGCAACAGACCGGTATTTATCCACAGTCGACGCCCGGCGGCTGGCAGATCATTGGGCGTACGCCGTTGAAGCTGTTCCAACCGGAAAAGACCTTCCCATTTATCGCGCACCCCCTGGACCGAGTGCAATTTTTTGCCATATCGGCGCATGAATTCCTGATCCTTGAACAGAATCAGGAAAATACGACTTCCGATCAGACGCGGGGGCCTGCTTGAGCCTCCACATTATCAGGCCTGGCCTGCAGACCAGTATTCAGGATGGCGGACGTCCGGGGTGGATGCGCTATGGCGTCGCGCGTGGCGGCGCAGCAGATCCCGTGGCAATGCACATGGCCAATACCCTGCTGCAAAACTCCCCGACGCATCCCTGCCTGGAGATAACCCTTACCGGCCCGGAAATCGCATTTGAAGCGAGTCTCTGCATCGCTGTCTGTGGCGCTCGGTTTGATCTGACACTCAATGACGAGCCGGTTGCCAATGATACCGTTCTCCCGATCTCAGCCGGCGATCGACTGAGCTTCGGCCGGCTCGGCAGCGGCGCCCGAGCCTATCTGGCGATGTCCGCTGAAATGGATGTGACAGAGGTGTTCAACAGCTGCGCAACACACCTGCAAACGGCGTTCGGTGGGTTTCTCGGCCGCGCACTACGTGCAGGCGACCGCGTTCCACTCTCGCACTGCCGCCAGGTCCCGTCACGCACCCTGCCCTCTGTGTACCGTCTCCAGTATGGAAATCGCCCGCTGCTGCGGGTGGTCGAGGGAGCTGAGGCCGCGTGCTTTGGACCGGACTCGCGCCGCGCGTTTTTCCGCAACACTTACCGTGTCAGCGCCGACAGTAACCGCATGGGTATTCGTCTGCAGGGTATTCCCCTGAACACCGAGGACATCCCCCAGATGGTCTCATCCGGACTGTGTCCGGGCACGGTACAAATACCAGCGGGTGGAGAGCCGATTATTGCATTTGTGGAAGCGCAAACTCTCGGCGGCTACCCACGCATCGCCCATGTGATCGAGGCGGATCAACCGCGACTTGCACAGCTGAAGCCTGGGGATAGATTAGATTTCGAACGAATCGAGATAGCCGAAGCACAGCGTATTCTGCAGGAGCAAAAACGACTGTTGGCGGGCCTTGAAGCGCAGTTGCGGGAAGAGCGTCTGTAACCAGCGCCTGTAACCAGAAGGGTCCCGGGAGATAGAAAAGTATCCGGGAGATGGCGACAGCCATAAATTACCGGGCTTCCGTAATTCCCACGGAGGCCCGCTACAAACTTAAGCCAGAATAGTTGACCCGGCGGCTGCTGAGAAAGACTGTCCGTTCAAGACTCAACCCAGGTCAGGGCTGTATCCTCGTCGCTTTTATCATCACTACTTTTATCACCACAAGGCGTCGCTTTAGGCGGTATGTATCCCACTCGCGACTCCGGTGCACTGTGGCTCTGTTCCCAATAGGCAACCGCCTCCGCACAGAGGGATTTCTGGGTATCGGTGATTACCACCCCATTTGGCCATTTACCCAGCTCGATAGCGCGCTTAAGACTGGCAACGATGGTTGGGTTCAGAATTTTTAACAGATCATCCAGAGACTGGAACATGCTCACTCCGGCCTGAAATATCAGGTGCTGAAAAAAAGAAAAGCCGGTCTATGACCGGCTTTCCCTCGCTCGGTACATTGGAGTACCGATCAACCTAAAGCAATTTGCCTCAGGCTTCTGCAGCTTCTGCAGTTTCGTCCGCAACCGGACGATCCACCAGCTCGACGTAGGCCATCGGCGCCTTGTCGCCGGCACGGAAACCGCATTTCAGAATGCGGATGTATCCGCCCGGACGGGCTTCATAACGGGGACCCAGTTCGTCGAACAGCTTGCGCACGGCATCCTTGTCACGGATACGGGCGAAAGCCAGACGGCGGTTGGCAACACTGTCCTTCTTGGCCAGGGTGATCAGCGGCTCGGCGACGCGACGCAGCTCCTTGGCTTTCGGCAGTGTGGTTTTGATCAGTTCGTGCTCTACCAGAGAAGCGGTCATGTTTTTGAACATGGCCTTACGGTGAGAGCTGGTACGACTGAATTTACGGCCACTATAACGATGACGCATAACTCAATTCCTCACGACTTCGATTGCTTTCTCAGCAAGTCGTCTGGGAGTGGTGCTTGCAGGTGGCACCCACCACTCGGTTTTCTTCACGCGGGCGGGCAAACACGCCCGCGCCACAAACGCTTTACAGGGAGCTCAGCTTGCTGTCGCCCTTGAGGCTGGCCGGCGGCCAGTTCTCAAGACGCATACCCAGGGACAGACCGCGGGAAGCCAGAACGTCCTTGATCTCCGTCAGGGACTTCTTGCCCAGGTTCGGGGTCTTCAGCAGCTCTACTTCGGTACGCTGAATCAGGTCGCCGATGTAGTAGATGTTTTCTGCTTTCAGACAGTTCGCCGAACGCACGGTCAGCTCCAGGTCGTCTACCGGACGCAGCAGCACCGGATCGACTTCCTCTTCCTTCGCTTCCGGCTGGGCATCCTTCTCGCCTTCCAGGTCCACGAAAACTGCCAGCTGTTGCTGCAGAATAGTGGCGGCGCGACGGATTGCTTCTTCCGGGTCCAGGGTACCGTTGGTCTCCAGGTCCAGAACCAGCTTGTCCAGGTCAGTACGCTGTTCTACACGCGCGGATTCCACGCTGTAGGAAACACGACGAACCGGGCCAAAGGACGCATCCAGCTGCAGGCGACCGATTGAGCGGGACTCCTCTTCGTCATCACGACGCGCATCGGCGGGCTGGTAGCCACGACCGCGTGCAACAGTCAGACGCAGGTTGAGTTCCACATCACCGGTAATGTTGGCGATAACATGCTCGGGGTTCACGATTTCAATGTCGTGATCCACCTGGATATCACCAGCGGTTACCGCACCGGGGCCCTTTTTGCTCAGGCTCAGCACTGCCTGGTCCTTGCCGTGCATCACCACCGCAATTTCTTTCAGGTTGAGCAGGATTTCGATTACGTCTTCCTGAACACCTTCAATTGCGCTGTACTCGTGCTCAACACCGTCGATCTCAACTTCAGTGACGGCGCAGCCCGGCATGGAGGACAGCAGGATGCGGCGCAGCGCGTTGCCGAGAGTGTGGCCGAAACCACGCTCCAGCGGTTCCAGAACCACTTTGGCGTGGTTCTGGTTGTACTCGGTGACGTCAATACGACGAGGTGTCAAAAACTCGTTGACAGCAGTCTGCATAGCCATACCTGTATTACAGTTTTATTCCTTAAATGGAACAGAGCCTTACTTGGAGTAGAGTTCCACGATAAGGTTTTCATTGATCTCTGCCGGCAGATCGACGCGATCCGGAACACGCTTGAAGGTACCTTCCAGCTTGCTCGCATTCACGTCTACCCACTCAACGTCGCCACGCTGTGCAGCGAGGGAAACGGAGTGTTGGATACGCATCTGCTTTTTGGCTTTCTCGCGAATAGCGATGACATCGCCTTCCTTAACCTGGTAGGAAGGGACGTTCACAGCGCTACCATTTACCAGAATCGCCTTGTGAGATACCAGCTGACGCGCTTCTGCGCGAGTAGAGCCGAAGCCCATGCGGTAAACCACGTTGTCCAGGCGTTTTTCCAGCAGTTGCAGCAGGTTTTCACCAGTTGCACCCTTAAGACGCGCCGCTTCCTTATAGTAGTTGCGGAACTGCTTTTCCAGCACGCCGTAGATACGACGTACTTTTTGTTTTTCACGCAGCTGAACGCCGTAGTCGGACAGGCGACCGCGACCGGCGCCATGAACGCCAGGCTTGGTTTCCGCGCGGCACTTTGACTCGTGCGGGCGAACGCCGGATTTCAGCTGAAGATCGGTACCTTCCCGACGGGAAAGCTTACATTTTGGTCCAATATAACGTGCCATTTCGTCAACCCCCTCTTACACGCGACGTTTCTTGGGCGGACGACAACCATTATGCGGGATCGGCGTCACGTCGGTGATGTTGGTGATCTTGTAGCCGCAGTTGTTCAGAGCGCGAACGGCAGATTCGCGACCCGGGCCTGGGCCCTTAACTTCGACATCAAGGTTTTTCAGGCCATACTCCTGGGCGGCAGTACCTGCGCGCTCAGCGGCAACCTGGGCTGCGAAAGGCGTGCTCTTACGAGAGCCGCGGAAACCGGAGCCACCTGCGGTAGCCCAGCTCAGAGTGTTGCCCTGACGGTCAGTGATCGTCACGATCGTGTTGTTGAACGATGCGTGGATGTGGGCAACACCGTCGACAACGGTCTTTTTGACCTTTTTGCGAACAGTAGTTTTTGGCTTAGCCATACCTGTATCCTAAATCCTGTACTTGTGAAGACCGGCGCGATTACTTACGAATCGGCTTGCGCGGACCCTTACGGGTACGGGCGTTAGTCTTGGTGCGCTGACCGCGAAGCGGCAGGCTGCGACGGTGACGCAGACCGCGGAAGCAACCCAGGTCCATCAGACGTTTGATGTTCATGGATACTTCACGACGCAGATCACCTTCAACGGTCAGTTTCGCAACTTCACCGCGGATGGTTTCGATCTGCTCTTCGGACAGATCACGAAGTTTGGTGGATTCAGCGATACCTACCGCTGCCAGAATAGACTTGGCCGTAGTGCGACCGACACCATAGATATGGGTCAGGGAGATCACGGCGTGCTTGTGGTCTGGTACGTTTACACCAGCAATACGTGCCATAGAGGCATACTCCACGTATTTGAACCGGCACAATTTTGGTAACAGGCGCGGTTCAATTCTCGATTCGGCGCTGACAGCGACTAAAAAGCCATCAACGCCACCAAAAAGGCGCGCAAGAATAGCTTTTCAGACACCAAATTGCAATAGCCCACCCGCCCAGAGGGAAACCCTGGGTTAAGGCAGACGACAGTCAACGCCCCCTTTTTGAAACCCCGGGGCCGCCTCAACGAGTGACCCTCGGGTTTCGCCGCAGGCCGGGAGGCTTGCGGTGCGCTTTTTAACACGGGGCGGTGTTAATCAGCAAATATCTTTCACGATTAATTGGTGTCGCCTATCCCGATTCCATCGGTAGAAAACACCTGACCCGCCCTCCCTGGCGAGTCGCTAGTCGACGCGTGAGCGTCGATTAGCCCTGCCGCTGCTTGTGACGCGGCTCGGCGCTGCAGATTACCCGCAGAACGCCTTTGCGACGTACGATTTTGCAGTTACGGCAGATCTTTTTAACAGAAGCGCGTACTTTCATGACCTTACCTCAATTCAATCCTGCTGCAGTTTGGCTGCCGATCAACGACGGCCGTAGCCTTGCAGATTTGCCTTTTTCATCAACCCTTCATACTGGTGTGACATCAGGTGCGACTGCACTTGTGCCATAAAGTCCATCACCACGACCACAACGATCAGCAGTGAAGTACCCCCCAGATAGAAGGGAATGTTCAGCCCGACTACCAGGAACTGCGGCAGCAGGGATACCAGTGCGATATAGACGGCACCTACCAAAGTCAGACGGGTCAGCACGGTATCGATATAACGTGCAGTCTGCTCACCAGGACGGATACCGGGTACATAGGCACCGGATTTTTTCAGGTTGTCTGCGACTTCATTCGGGTTGAACATCAACGCCGTATAGAAGAAGCAGAAGAAGCCAATCAGCAGTGCGAACAGAATAATGTTCAGCGGCTGACCGGGGCCGAGCTGCAGCGCCATCCACTGCAGTATCTGCGCACCCAGACCCTCACCACCCTGACCGAACCACTGCGCCAGAGTCGCAGGGAACAGCAGGATACTGCTGGCGAAGATGACCGGAATTACACCGGCCATATTGACCTTCAGCGGCAGGTGGCTTGACTGAGCCGCCGGCGCCTGGGAGTAACGACCCGCCTGACGACGTGCGTGGTTGATGGTGATGCGGCGTTGACCGCGCTCCATAACCACGACGAAGTACACAACGGCAATCGCCACAAAACCAATCGCCAGCAGCATCAGGATGTGCAATTCACCCTGGCGCGCCTGCTCGAACGCCTGACCAATAGCACTGGGCAACCCGGCCACAATACCGGCAAAAATCAGCATGGAAATGCCGTTGCCAACACCGCGCTCGGTAATCTGCTCACCCAGCCACATCATGAACACAGCACCGGTCACCAGTGACACTACGGCCACAAAGTAAAATCCGAACGCGGGTTCCGCGGAGTACGCCAGATTCTGACCGGCGAGACCAAAGGTCATACCGATACCCTGAATCAACGCAAGCAGTACCGTCAGATAACGTGTGTACTGGTTAATCTTGCGCCGCCCTGCATCACCTTCCTTCTTCAACGCCTCCAGAGAAGGCGTTACCGCGGTCATCAACTGCATGATGATGGACGCGGAGATGTAAGGCATGATGCCGAGCGCCAGAATACTCATACGCTCCAGTGCACCACCGGAGAACATGTTGAACAGACCCAGGATGGTACCCTGATTCTGGTTAAACAGATTCGCCAGCTTTTCCGGATCAATACCGGGCACCGGAATGTGAGTCCCTAAGCGATAAACGAGTATCGCGAGAAACAGAAAACGAAGGCGAGCCCAAAGCTCGCCTAATCCCTTGCCGTTGCCCAGGGAGTTAACACCAGATCCTGGTCGTGCCATTGGGGCCTCGATTTAGTCTTCTACTTTTCCGCCAGCAGCTTCGATGGCCGCTTTAGCACCTTTGGTGACGCCCAGACCTTTAACGGTAACCGCTTTGGTCAGTTCGCCAGAAAGGAACACTTTGGCGCGCTTAATGTGGTCGCCGATAATATCGGCATTTTTCAGCGCTGCCAAATCAATCGTGTCACCTTCTACCTTCGCCAGCTCCGCCAGACGCACTTCCGCAACAAAGCGGCCAACGCGAGAGGTGAAACCGTACTTCGGCAGACGCTTCTGCAAAGGCATCTGACCGCCTTCGAAGCCCGGACGAACGCTACCACCGGAACGGGCCTTTTGACCCTTGTGACCACGGCCACCGGTTTTACCCAGACCGCTACCGATGCCGCGACCAACGCGCTTGGCGCTGTGCTTGTGACCCTCAGCGGGAGACAACTCGTTCAAACGCATGTTACGCCTCCTCTACTTTTACGAGGTAGTTCACTTTGTTGATCATGCCGCGCACAGAGGGAGTGTCTTCCACTTCCACAGTGTGACCGATGCGGCGTAGACCCAGACCAGCGACACACGCCTGATGATTCTTCAGACGACCAGCGACGCTCTTGACCTGGGTGACTTTGATGGTCTTATTAGCCATGACTCATTCACTCAAAGCAAGTTCAGATCGGGCCACAGCGATTCTGCTGCTGCGACCCGTAACTGAATCAGTTCAGGATTTCTTCCACAGACTTACCGCGCTTGGCGGCAACGTCTTCTGGGCTGCTCATTTTGCCCAGCGCACTGAAAGTTGCACGTACGACGTTTACCGGATTGGTAGAGCCGTAGCACTTGGCCAGTACGTTGTGGACACCAGCCATTTCCAGTACGGAGCGCATGGCACCGCCGGCGATAACACCGGTACCCTGGGAAGCGGGCTGCATGTATACCTTGGAACCGCCGTGGCGACCGTTGGTAGCGTACTGAATGGTGTCACCGTTCAGGTCTACCTGGATCATGTTGCGACGCGCAGCTTCCATTGCCTTTTGGATGGCAACCGGCACTTCACGCGCTTTACCACGACCGAAGCCAACGCGACCATTGCCGTCGCCAACTACGGTCAGAGCGGTGAACGCGAAGATACGACCACCTTTTACGGTTTTGGCAACGCGATTGACCTGGACCAGCTTTTCCTGGAGGCCTTCGTCGTTGCTTTTCTCGACT
This is a stretch of genomic DNA from Microbulbifer bruguierae. It encodes these proteins:
- the wecB gene encoding non-hydrolyzing UDP-N-acetylglucosamine 2-epimerase produces the protein MRVLVVFGTRPEAIKMASLVKSLHRDPRFEVRICVTGQHREMLDQVLALFRITPDYDLNVMESDQDLFQLTSRILLRMRDVLNDWRPDRVIVHGDTTTTMAAALSAYYCKIPVAHVEAGLRTGDIYSPWPEEINRKLTGAIAHHHFAPTALSRQNLLNEAIPAERISVTGNTIIDALIDVVRQIETDDRLSADLEAEFPFLDPERKIVLVTGHRRENFGSGMENICRAIRELAARPDIQFVYPVHLNPRVREPVTRILGGLDNVHLISPLTYLPFVYLMHRAYLILTDSGGIQEEAPSLGKPVLVMRDITERPEGVRAGTAKLVGANCKNIVAGVTTLLDDSFAYAAMSCAQNPYGDGFACEKIIRGIIQDVQEIAV
- the wecC gene encoding UDP-N-acetyl-D-mannosamine dehydrogenase, yielding MSRKLPYSRVSVVGLGYIGLPTAAVLAAHGIDVIGVDISKEAVNAINAGRIHIVEPGLAALVQRAVGAGLLRAAEKPEAAEVFVIAVPTPFLQDTAGATPTPDLNYIRAAAESIAPVLKPGDLVILESTSPVGTTEQMSQWLQSARGDLVFPQRDTNSPVDIHIAHCPERVLPGRVLEELVENDRIVGGLSAACSDAAVAFYRRFVRGNCIVTDARTAELTKLTENAFRDTNIAFANEMALICNHLNIDVWELIRLANRHPRVDILNPGPGVGGHCIAVDPWFIVSSAPEQAQLIKQARTVNDTRPTYIVEQVQRVVHSLKNPVIACLGLAFKPDIDDLRESPAMQITLQLAKTLCCELLAVEPNIHCLPRTLVELAVEFADLDSALARADVVVILVDHKEFLQLNTTHFSHKSVIDTRGLLPRLDNGERGEPQRGSRGLLTDTV
- a CDS encoding polysaccharide deacetylase family protein, encoding MRTLLTFDYELFFGKRTGTPQACLFTPCEHLLKVLDEFSAKAVFFVDASYLARIRDYSVQSAQLERDYAAVVAHIRQLEHSGHQIQLHIHPHWFDSWHDGNRWHMVTDRYRLAQWPTAERESLITRCTTELNRHLANKVFTFRAGGWCLQPFSAIAEALWTNGIRIDSSVFHGGHAESGTHYWDFRSAPASGCWSFGDDPCQPDPTGTFTELAISSLRISPLFYWHLAFNRVFGERQDHARFGDGDPIENGYGNLLRLLTRSSHMAVSVDGYKATLLRTAFRQAQRKGCSHFTVMGHPKSLSPYSLQHLRAWLGDLYRHGGQLEGYPLPTPVKRERATTAS
- a CDS encoding WecB/TagA/CpsF family glycosyltransferase, with the protein product MRRIEFLGVPMDVASIQETVALVADKMGHSRFTQHVVVNVAKLVHMQRDQALSASVKACDLINIDGMGVVWGARFLGHEVPERVAGIDLFYALLEMSAARGFPVYFLGAREDVVAQAVAKMKLRHPNLMVAGWHHGYFWQDEAAVVEKIRHSGARLLFVAITSPRKENFIHRWRDVLGVDFVMGVGGTFDVVAGKVKRAPVWAQRAGLEWLYRMLQEPRRMWRRYLYTNSAFAWLLLREKLRGGFRRNTLR
- the pxpA gene encoding 5-oxoprolinase subunit PxpA yields the protein MARTFIDINCDLGEGKSAEDCARDARIMPFISRCSIACGGHAGNAETIDLSLQNAKRHRLAIGAHPGYTDPENFGRKSLAIDTSDLLKSVFDQIEVLQRAADRHAVELSHVKLHGALYNDAEADSELADALVRMIHSEFPQLRILGLANAAVEASARCIGHPFLREGFMDRRYLNDHQLAPRNRPGAVIAEFSLCLQQTLSLIRGNEFYSIDHQPLTFTTDSICLHGDNPHAETIARDLQRALRHASIEIRS
- the pxpB gene encoding 5-oxoprolinase subunit PxpB produces the protein MTPPYFLRDNGDTALDICFSAEPSEDLSKLIIGLEAFLGSAKQREHSPEILEMIPAYQCLTVCYSPLFGQQQAQPSAATIHDKLQRAVGEFLEERQVDPTPYSQRASELVRIPVCYEDTFAPDMAQVCEYTGLDRQTVIERHTSRSYLVHMLGFTPGFLYLGGLDESIACPRKATPSLRVAAGSVGIGGQQTGIYPQSTPGGWQIIGRTPLKLFQPEKTFPFIAHPLDRVQFFAISAHEFLILEQNQENTTSDQTRGPA